Proteins co-encoded in one Plasmodium berghei ANKA genome assembly, chromosome: 11 genomic window:
- a CDS encoding alpha-soluble NSF attachment protein, putative: MENEAKELEKKAESLNKKDFFSSFFGTDNTDEVINCYNMAANKYKLAHKWKEAASCILKNATLYKKNNETSYCANAYLEAGNITKKYDKIEAIKYIEEAVKMYATIGRFSNCGKCEKNIAEIYEDLFDYNNASSYYKKAAYYFEMDEYSKSVYTQCIVKYAELSAQYNHQYEDAISIFENEAEKALKSTLLQYGARDYYIKAGILHIVIGDIVNAKIAIDKYSSNDPRFASSRERKFLDNIIDAITEQNVEYFEEVVHEYDRVTKLDNWKIYFLYNIKSKLNVEGNVKFTPDGGVDLT, translated from the exons atggaaaacgAGGCAAAAGAActagaaaaaaaagcagAGTcgttaaataaaaaggactttttttcttcattttttggaACAGATAATACCGATGAAGTTATAAACTGTTATAACATGGCAGCAAATAAATACAAGCTTGCTCATAAAT GGAAGGAAGCAGCTTCttgtattttaaaaaatgccacattatacaaaaaaaataatgaaactAGCTATTGTGCCAACGCTTATTTAGAGGCAGGAAacataacaaaaaaatatgataaaattg aggccataaaatatattgaagAGGCCGTCAAAATGTATGCAACAATTGGTAGATTTTCAAATTGTGgaaaatgtgaaaaaaacattGCAGAAATATATGAAGATTTATTCgattataataatgcatcatcatattataaaaaggctgcctattattttgaaatgGATGAATATTCAAA GTCTGTGTACACACAATGCATTGTGAAATATGCCGAGTTAAGTGCCCAATATAATCATCAATATGAAGATGCTATATCG ATATTTGAAAACGAAGCTGAAAAGGCGTTAAAAAGTACTTTGTTACAATATGGGGCTCGtgattattatataaaggCAGGAATACTTCATATTGTTATTGGGGATATTGTAAATGCAAAAATAGCTATTGATAAGTATTCTTCAAATGATCCAAGATTTGCAAGTTCAAGAGAAAGAAAATTTTTAGATAATATCATTGATGCTATAACGGAACAGAATGTCGAATATTTTGAAGAAGTTGTACATGAATATGATAGAGTAACCAAACTAGATAattggaaaatatattttctttataatattaaatcaaaattaaatgtTGAGGGAAATGTTAAGTTCACACCTGATGGGGGTGTAGATTTAACATAG
- a CDS encoding structural maintenance of chromosomes protein 4, putative gives MTNDGNINDERTLNDEEKREEGSFAILRTNRKESTEVRNDTNYRIENNNTNLCLNNIVKKNNKRIIIEKLILENFKSYSGIKIIGPFYKKFSCIVGPNGSGKSNIIDAMLFVFGRRAKKIRQNKLSDLIHNSKYSTNNEYTKVSIYFKTIIDKPGEESDNDNDGNDENGGNDENGGNDENGGNDENDENGEKNDEYIPHDFIISREATVDNQSKYRIDGKVVTQKDVFDLLYKKGIDLSNNRFLILQGEVEQIAQMNPKGNKNEEGLLEYLEDIIGTNKYIDDINYSLENFEKSEEIYHEKVNRLKHVYNELKELAYPRKEAKYFMELQKNTYKLNIISLKKDRYEFGKIIYNKEKEHDEYVKIKDAHNIEYNKLLEERKEINTILNDLENEEDQIIKKKNKTDSDFKKLTQSDENIKKELITIVEKMQSLYVKREELKKKKIPLYKKTIEEKQNIITEIKKNKLPKLEQEVEKCEEELEKYNEEIKKDIDKINEVYSNEEKKLAPLQNRYDCVIKDISECITKCNIIEKKKREYRDHVENLEYIQSKILNEIKEKDIQIKHMVSMQQEKENELAKKEKDLQHLDNKIEEINKNLINETVAYETIKKELVTNKTTSKLHEFVYNLKKNKIKGIHGMLNDLGYIDKKYEKALLIAGNNYSDLVVVQNPNDAILLFEEVRKANLGRINVLSLSILEKNLKPIMLNNEQNYTPILPNVHRLIDFVKFKNNIYKICFYHILKETLLANNLDEAHIIGYNHKKRVVTLNGELIENDGRICGGGIGMGSIHSGMNNNSKHGPRNSIKTTEYDESDLIKIEKSIKEINKNVEQLKVERNILLSDIKSINSFIEDNECKTEIANKRSENLKKQLKDIDDQLENSQVPELTKEEEKELKLLNELIEKKNNERDKIDILLKEQERKVKKHYDELQNVGGEKKKKLKSKFMTAERQLNLMKEELEKHNSEEINALADLEKGKKDILKFTEEIEEYEKNEKELEQELNNIETKGCTIYEELNNLEQLLNQMQIKIEENKKKKQIVDENISKKDLENVDILYKIENIEKEIKQYLSKKDQYEFKIKEYMDLIDQSDKVILENMTFSIKDNIQNDDTPESESSDNVTNSDGNTYYSGNSEYEEESTWDDVEKNEKDEQFCLTNGVDANGNDEEEKKKKRKKKKKKEEEEDEENDLRELEDMLHDNNEINDTENEYDYINIKDEELEVLNKKEIETKIEHKLHICEKKTPNLKVFQDYNLKLHDYKKRRKDVKKSKKEKDKIRKIYDNLCNKRRKEFLAAFNIISYKLKEMYQMIAIGGDAELEIIDSSEIFNEGILFSVRPPKKSWKHIQNLSGGEKTLSSLALVFALHYFKPNPIYFMDEIDAALDFKNVSIISHYIKTKTNDAQFIVISLRNQMFELCDRMVGIYKTNDITKCITLNPYKIQDNKKRKGEVAQS, from the coding sequence ATGACAAATGATGGAAACATAAACGATGAACGGACTTTaaatgatgaagaaaaacGGGAAGAAGGTTCGTTCGCTATTTTAAGGACAAATAGGAAAGAAAGTACAGAAGTTAGAAATGATACTAATTATAGGATAgagaataataatacaaatttatgtttaaataatatagtaaaaaaaaataataaaagaataataattgaaaaattaatacttgaaaattttaaaagcTATTcaggaataaaaataattggaccattttataaaaaatttagttGTATTGTTGGACCAAATGGAAGTGGTAAAAGTAATATTATAGATGCCATGCTTTTTGTTTTTGGACGAAgagcaaaaaaaattcgacaaaataaattgtcTGATCTTATTcataattcaaaatattcaaCAAATAACGAATATACAAAAGTgtccatatattttaagacAATTATAGATAAGCCAGGCGAGGAAAGCGATAACGATAATGATGGAAATGACGAAAATGGTGGAAATGACGAAAATGGTGGAAATGACGAAAATGGTGGAAATGACGAAAATGACGAAAATGGCGAAAAGAATGATGAATATATTCCTCatgattttataattagCCGTGAAGCTACGGTAGACAACCAATCAAAGTACAGAATCGATGGAAAAGTTGTTACACAAAAAGATGTATTTGATTTGCTTTATAAAAAGGGAATAGATTTGAGCAATAATcgttttttaatattacaaGGAGAAGTAGAACAAATCGCACAAATGAATccaaaaggaaataaaaatgaagaaggGCTATTAGAATATTTAGAGGATATAATTggtacaaataaatatatagatgatataaattatagtttggaaaattttgaaaaaagtGAAGAAATTTATCATGAAAAAGTAAACAGATTAAAACATGTTTATAACgaattaaaagaattagCATATCCAAGAAAAGAagcaaaatattttatggagttacaaaaaaatacttacaaattaaacataataagcttaaaaaaagatagaTATGAATTtgggaaaataatatataataaagaaaaagagCATGACGAATATgtcaaaataaaagatgCTCACAATatagaatataataaattattagaagaaagaaaagaaataaatactATTCTTAATGATttagaaaatgaagaagatcaaattattaaaaaaaaaaataaaacagattctgattttaaaaaattaacacaaagtgatgaaaatattaaaaaggaATTAATCACAATCGTTGAAAAAATGCAAAGCTTATATGTAAAAAGagaagaattaaaaaaaaaaaaaatccctttatataaaaaaacaatagaagaaaaacaaaatattattacagaaataaaaaaaaataaacttcCAAAATTAGAACAAGAAGTAGAAAAATGTGAAGAagaattagaaaaatataatgaagaaataaaaaaagatatagaCAAAATTAATGAAGTATATtcaaatgaagaaaaaaagttGGCACCATTACAAAACCGTTATGATTGTGTAATTAAAGATATATCAGAATGCATAACAAAATGTaatattattgaaaaaaaaaaaagagaataTAGAGATCATGTAGAAAATTTAGAATACATTCAATCAAAGATATTGAatgaaattaaagaaaaagacatccaaataaaacatatggTTTCAATGCAacaagaaaaagaaaatgagctagccaaaaaagaaaaagattTACAACATttagataataaaattgaagaaattaacaaaaatttaatCAATGAAACAGTTGCATACGAAactataaaaaaggaaCTTGTTACTAATAAAACGACTAGTAAATTACAtgaatttgtttataatttaaaaaaaaataaaattaaaggaATACATGGAATGTTAAACGATTTAGGatatatagataaaaaatatgaaaaggCATTATTAATAGCTGGAAATAATTATTCTGATCTTGTGGTAGTACAGAATCCAAATGATGCGattcttttatttgaaGAAGTTAGAAAAGCAAACTTAGGAAgaataaatgttttatcattatcaatattagaaaaaaatctTAAGCCAATTATGTTAAATAATGAACAGAATTACACACCAATACTTCCAAATGTTCATAGATTAATagattttgtaaaatttaaaaataatatatataaaatatgtttttatcatattttaaaagaaacaCTTTTAGCAAATAATCTTGACGAAGCACACATTATTGGATATAATCACAAAAAAAGAGTTGTCACATTAAATGGTGAATTAATTGAAAATGATGGTAGAATTTGTGGAGGGGGTATTGGTATGGGTTCTATTCATTCTggtatgaataataattctaaaCATGGACCTAGAAATAGTATCAAAACAACAGAATATGATGAATCtgatttaataaaaatagaaaaatctattaaagaaattaataaaaatgtagaaCAATTAAAAGTAGAAAGAAATATCTTACTTTCAGATATTAAAAGTATAAACTCATTTATTGAAGATAATGAATGTAAAACAGAAATTGCAAACAAAAGAAGTGAAAACTTAAAGAAACAATTAAAAGACATTGATGATCAGTTGGAAAATTCACAAGTACCAGAACTAACAaaagaagaagaaaaagaattaaaattaCTCAATGAgttaatagaaaaaaaaaataatgaaagagataaaattgatattttattaaaagaacAAGAAAGGAAAGTTAAAAAACACTATGATGAATTACAAAACGTCGGaggtgaaaaaaaaaaaaaattaaaatcgAAATTTATGACTGCAGAAAGgcaattaaatttaatgaaagaagaattagaaaaacataatagtgaagaaataaatgcCTTAGCAGATTTAgaaaaagggaaaaaagATATTCTTAAATTTACTGAAGAAATCGaagaatatgaaaaaaatgaaaaggaATTAGAACAAGAATTAAACAATATTGAAACAAAAGGATGTACTATATATgaagaattaaataatttggaACAACTTCTAAATCAGatgcaaataaaaattgaagaaaacaaaaaaaaaaaacaaatagtagacgaaaatatatcaaaaaaagaTTTAGAAAATGTAGACAtcttatataaaattgaaaacattgaaaaagaaatcAAACAATATCTTTCCAAAAAAGACCAATAcgaatttaaaattaaagaataCATGGATCTAATTGATCAATCTGATAAAGTTATTTTGGAAAACATGACCTTTTCTATTAAAGACAATATTCAAAACGACGATACTCCTGAAAGTGAATCTTCTGATAATGTAACAAATAGCGATGgaaatacatattatagTGGAAATAGTGAATATGAAGAAGAAAGCACTTGGGACGatgtagaaaaaaatgaaaaggaTGAACAATTTTGCTTAACTAATGGGGTAGATGCAAATGGTAATgatgaagaagaaaaaaaaaaaaaacgaaaaaaaaaaaaaaaaaaagaagaagaagaagatgaagaaaatgatttaAGAGAACTCGAAGATATGCTTCATGacaataatgaaataaatgatactgaaaatgaatatgattatataaatataaaagatgaAGAATTAGAagtattaaataaaaaagaaatagaaacaaaaattgagcataaattacatatatgtgaaaaaaaaacaccaAATTTAAAAGTATTCCAAGATTATAATCTAAAATTACatgattataaaaaaagaagaaaagatgtaaaaaaatcaaaaaaagaaaaagataaaataagaaaaatttatgataatttatgcaataaaagaagaaaagAATTTTTAGCTGCCTTTAATATcatttcatataaattaaaagaaatgtATCAAATGATTGCAATAGGGGGTGATGCAGAATTAGAAATTATCGATTCCtcagaaatatttaatgaaggtatattattttccgTTAGACCTCCTAAAAAAAGTTGGAAacatatacaaaatttatcAGGAGGTGAAAAAACTTTAAGCTCATTGGCTTTAGTTTTTGctttacattattttaaacCGAAtcctatttattttatggaCGAAATAGATGCAGCTTtagattttaaaaatgtttcaATTATATCtcattatattaaaacaaaaacaaaCGATGCTCAATTTATTGTCATTTCACTTAGAAATCAAATGTTTGAATTATGTGATCGAATGGTAggcatatataaaacaaacgATATAACTAAGTGTATAACTCTAAATCCATACAAAATTCaggataataaaaagagaAAGGGTGAAGTTGCGCAATCATAA
- a CDS encoding leucine-rich repeat protein — protein sequence MGYCTISDDNKNLMTYKHIKKICTDNNLYDTDELNEVLYLHMKGFHNIDGLSTFKNLKCLFLNNNCIKKIENLKDLVNLKALYLQNNDISVIENIDCMSLVILNLSNNKIKKIGNLHHLKFLQTLNVSNNLIEDIEDIKEVAQLENLSHLDLSYNNINFEKENDVKNLPDCVRKFPDICSEKKSALNEIKNEQVQEYSMKENNNETIMDYFHFYVNFHEEITKNENPNIIKYHQNIQNMDQLAKKKFFFICEFIILLKKLKNLKTLFVKHNPFINKFKYTTKYLIANIPRIVFIDDKKIKKEDICLARIFLKKGAVEENELKKILEQKKIDKYKNLTKKFHNFLLKKSESMENQSKGPIIID from the exons atgggGTACTGTACGATTTCGGACGATAACAAAAATTTGATGACTTATAAgcatatcaaaaaaatatgtacag ACAATAATCTTTATGACACTGATGAGCTAAACGAAGTTCTTTACCTTCATATGAAGGGATTTCATAATATCGATGGATTATcaacttttaaaaatttaaaatgcttatttttaaataacaattgcataaaaaaaattgaaaatttaaaagatcTTGTAAATTTGAAGGCATt GTATTTACAAAACAATGATATCAGTgtaatagaaaatattgaCTGCATGTCGTTggtaattttaaatttatccaacaacaaaataaagaaaattggAAACTTGCATCacttaaaatttttacaaaCATTGAATGTATCCAACAATTTAATTGAAGACATCGAA GATATAAAAGAAGTTGCACAGCTTGAAAATCTCTCGCACTTAGACCTTTcgtataataatataaatttcgAAAAAGAGAATgatgtaaaaaatttacCTGATTGTGTCAGAAAGTTTCCTGATATTtgttcagaaaaaaaatcagctttaaatgaaataaaaaatgagcaAGTTCAAGAATATTCTatgaaagaaaataataacgaAACTATTATGGactattttcatttctATGTAAATTTTCACGAAGAAATAACCAAAAATGAAAATCCGAATATTATTAAGTATCatcaaaatattcaaaatatggACCAATTagctaaaaaaaagtttttttttatttgtgaatttattattttactaaaaaaacttaaaaaCTTAAAAACACTATTTGTTAAGCACAACCcgtttataaataaatttaaatatactacgaaatatttaattgcAA ATATTCCTAGAATAGTATTCATcgatgataaaaaaataaaaaaagaagatatTTGCCTAGcaagaatatttttaaaaaagggAGCAgtagaagaaaatgaacttaaaaaaatacttgagcaaaaaaaaattgataaatataaaaatttaacaaaaaaatttcacaattttttattaaagaAAAGTGAAAGCATGGAAAACCAAAGCAAAGGACCTATAATAATagattaa